The sequence CTCAAGGTCAAAAGCTTGCCGATGAATATGTAGCTAAACCAGGGCTTAGTGAGCACCAAACAGGATTATGTATCGACCTTACTAATAAAGCTGGATATTTTTTAGGCTCAAAAGAAGCAAGATGGCTTGCAGCAAATTGCTATAGATTTGGCTTTATCATAAGATACCCTGCTGAAAAGAAAAGTATAACAGGAACAGAATATGAACCTTGGCATATTAGATATGTTGGAAAGAAAGCTGCTAAGTATATTCATGATAATGGACTTACATTGGAAGAATACTTGGAAAAATAATAGAATAAAGTATCTGAAAGTAAATAGGTTCATTATCTAGTTTATTTGGACTTGCTATTTATTTTCACATGCTTAAATTTGGAGGAAAAATGAATAATAATATTCTTGTAGTAGATGATGAAAAAGAAATAAGAGATTTGTTAGAGATAAATCTTAAAAATGAAGGCTATAATGTATTTAAGGCAAGTTGTGGAGAAGAGTGTTTATCAATATTAGATAAAGAAGATATTAATTTGATAGTCTTAGATATAATGATGCCAGGTATGGATGGGATAAAAGTCTGTGAGAAAGTAAGGGAAAAATACAATATGCCAATCCTTATGCTCAGTGCAAAAGGTGAGGATATGGATAAAATACAAGGTATTATGACTGGTGCAGATGATTATGTATGCAAGCCTTTTAATCACTTAGAACTTACAGTTAGGATAAGAGCACTGCTTAGAAGAGCCTATTTCCTAAATGCTAAAATGCAGGTTTCAGAGGATACAATAAGAATAGAATCAATGGTTATAGATAAGAAGAGACACAAGGTAATGATAGATTATAATGAAGTGGATTTAACAGCAAGAGAATTTGAGATTTTATATTTATTAGCTAGCAATAGAGGACGAGTTTTCAATGCAGAAGAAATCTTTGAAAGAGTATGGCAAGAACAATACTACCAATCAAATAATACTGTTATGGTGCATATGAGCAGACTTAGGGACAAGCTAGAACAACATATGGAGGGGAATAAGATAATTCACACTATATGGGGAGTTGGTTATAAAATTGAAAAATAAAAGATTACTTAAATATTTTTTAGGCTCCATAGGAGATATATTAATTGCTTTGCTCTTAACTTATGCAACATTGTTTTTAAGTAAAAAGTTCATGGATTACTTATATAGAGAACATGAAAATCGAATCATTGCCTATTTGTGGGAACTTTG comes from Clostridium sp. TW13 and encodes:
- a CDS encoding response regulator transcription factor; translated protein: MNNNILVVDDEKEIRDLLEINLKNEGYNVFKASCGEECLSILDKEDINLIVLDIMMPGMDGIKVCEKVREKYNMPILMLSAKGEDMDKIQGIMTGADDYVCKPFNHLELTVRIRALLRRAYFLNAKMQVSEDTIRIESMVIDKKRHKVMIDYNEVDLTAREFEILYLLASNRGRVFNAEEIFERVWQEQYYQSNNTVMVHMSRLRDKLEQHMEGNKIIHTIWGVGYKIEK